One genomic region from Pongo abelii isolate AG06213 chromosome 4, NHGRI_mPonAbe1-v2.0_pri, whole genome shotgun sequence encodes:
- the HBEGF gene encoding proheparin-binding EGF-like growth factor: MKLLPSVVLKLFLAAVLSALVTGESLERLRRGLAAGTSNPDPPTGSTDQLLPLGGGRDRKVRDLQEADLDLLRVTLSSKPQALATPSKEEHGKRKKKGKGLGKKRDPCLRKYKDFCIHGECKYVKELRAPSCICHPGYHGERCHGLSLPVENRLYSYDHTTILAVVAVVLSSVCLLVIVGLLMFRYHRRGGYDVENEEKVKLGMTNSH, encoded by the exons ATGAAGCTGCTGCCGTCGGTGGTGCTGAAGCTCTTTCTGGCTGCAG TTCTCTCGGCACTGGTGACTGGCGAGAGCCTGGAGCGGCTTCGGAGAGGGCTAGCTGCTGGAACCAGCAACCCGGACCCACCTACTGGATCCACGGATCAGCTGCTACCCCTAGGAGGCGGCCGGGACCGGAAAGTCCGTGACTTGCAAGAGGCAGATCTGGACCTTTTGAGAG TCACTTTATCCTCCAAGCCACAAGCACTGGCCACACCAAGCAAGGAGGAGCacgggaaaagaaagaagaaaggcaaggGGCTAGGGAAGAAGAGGGACCCATGTCTTCGGAAATACAAGGACTTCTGCATCCATGGAGAATGCAAATATGTGAAGGAGCTCCGGGCTCCCTCCTGCAT CTGCCACCCGGGTTACCATGGAGAGAGGTGTCATGGGCTGAGCCTCCCAGTGGAAAATCGCTTATATAGCTATGACCACACAACCATCCTGGCCGTGGTGGCCGTGGTGCTGTCATCTGTCTGTCTGCTGGTCATCGTGGGGCTTCTCATGTTTAG GTACCATAGGAGAGGAGGTTATGATgtggaaaatgaagagaaagtgaAGTTGGGCATGACTAATTCCCACTGA